The Thermocrinis ruber genome has a window encoding:
- the metG gene encoding methionine--tRNA ligase subunit beta, whose translation MEQVGIEDFLKLDIRVAKVLSAERIEGSEKLLKLRVSLGDEERTLVAGIGKHYTPEELVGKKVVMLANLKPRKIFGIESQGMILAAGDGENLSVLLPERDVKEGAKVS comes from the coding sequence ATGGAACAGGTGGGAATTGAAGACTTCCTGAAGTTAGACATCAGGGTAGCAAAGGTGCTATCTGCTGAGAGGATAGAGGGTTCAGAAAAGCTTTTGAAGTTGAGGGTATCTTTGGGAGATGAAGAGAGGACACTGGTGGCTGGAATAGGAAAGCACTATACACCGGAGGAGCTTGTAGGAAAAAAGGTGGTCATGCTGGCAAACCTAAAGCCTCGCAAGATCTTTGGGATAGAGTCCCAGGGCATGATCCTGGCAGCTGGAGACGGAGAAAATCTTTCTGTCCTTCTGCCAGAGAGGGATGTTAAAGAGGGGGCTAAAGTAAGCTGA
- a CDS encoding NADP-dependent isocitrate dehydrogenase, with the protein MERVFAWSGKAVIPQEGQFIKLREDKSLEVPNNPIIPYIEGDGIGPEIAPAMIMVVNKAVEKAYGGSRAIYWVELLAGDKAEEKTGERMPKETLEVLKEAIVAIKGPLGTPVGKGGKSLNAILRQSMDFYSAIRPVYWLGQPSPIPNPERVNVAVFRENSDDVYMAIEFMPRDEKTQKVRKFLIEEMGVSEYALPEDCGITVKPMSEWKTKRHVRKALRYALENNKKVVAVVGKGNIMKATEGAFMNWAFEVAKEPEFEGKVITEGEPKDGQVLMVKVITDQMLMQLVLKPEAYDVIITQNLNGDYISDLASALVGGPGFVPSGNIGDGYALFESTHGTAYDIAGKGIANPLSLTLSGAMMLEYLGWKEAAQLIYDAVKRAIEDKVGTPDIANGFKKMGISAKALSTIDFAKAIAERI; encoded by the coding sequence ATGGAAAGGGTCTTTGCGTGGTCTGGAAAGGCGGTAATTCCGCAGGAGGGACAGTTTATAAAGCTTAGAGAAGACAAGAGCCTAGAGGTACCAAACAACCCTATAATCCCCTACATAGAGGGAGACGGAATAGGTCCAGAAATTGCTCCCGCCATGATTATGGTGGTAAATAAGGCAGTGGAGAAGGCTTACGGTGGTTCAAGGGCTATATACTGGGTGGAGCTTTTGGCGGGAGACAAGGCGGAGGAAAAAACCGGTGAAAGGATGCCAAAGGAAACCTTGGAGGTCTTAAAAGAAGCCATAGTAGCCATAAAGGGACCCCTTGGCACACCTGTTGGTAAGGGAGGGAAATCTCTGAACGCAATCCTTAGGCAGTCTATGGACTTTTACTCTGCTATAAGACCCGTCTATTGGCTGGGACAGCCCTCTCCTATACCAAACCCTGAGAGGGTAAATGTAGCAGTCTTTAGGGAAAACTCTGACGATGTATATATGGCCATAGAGTTTATGCCAAGGGACGAAAAAACTCAAAAGGTAAGAAAATTCCTGATAGAGGAGATGGGCGTCTCTGAGTATGCCCTTCCTGAGGACTGTGGGATCACTGTCAAGCCCATGAGTGAGTGGAAGACCAAAAGACATGTAAGAAAAGCCCTCAGGTATGCCTTAGAAAACAACAAAAAGGTGGTTGCAGTTGTGGGAAAGGGAAACATCATGAAGGCCACAGAGGGAGCCTTTATGAACTGGGCTTTTGAGGTGGCAAAAGAGCCGGAGTTTGAAGGAAAAGTTATCACAGAGGGAGAACCAAAGGATGGGCAGGTACTTATGGTAAAGGTCATCACAGACCAGATGCTTATGCAGTTGGTTCTGAAGCCCGAGGCATATGATGTGATCATCACTCAGAACCTAAACGGTGATTACATATCGGACTTGGCTTCCGCACTGGTTGGTGGTCCAGGTTTTGTGCCAAGCGGGAACATAGGCGACGGCTATGCCCTCTTTGAAAGCACCCACGGAACCGCATACGATATTGCAGGCAAAGGTATAGCAAACCCACTTTCCTTGACCCTTTCCGGTGCCATGATGTTGGAGTATTTGGGTTGGAAGGAGGCAGCCCAGCTTATATACGATGCGGTAAAGAGGGCTATAGAAGATAAGGTAGGAACTCCAGACATAGCCAACGGCTTTAAAAAGATGGGTATATCCGCAAAGGCACTATCTACTATAGACTTTGCCAAAGCTATTGCGGAGAGAATATGA
- the era gene encoding GTPase Era: MKVGYVAIVGKPNVGKSTLLNNLIGTKLSIVSPKPGTTRIRVLGVKNIPNEAQIIFLDTPGIYKPRDALGEAMVGVAGASLQDADVILFMMDAEDGWRDDDEMVFENYVKPYAGEKSVILVINKVDKIGPLENLLPFVEEISKKHPEFKEIVPISAQKGFNIDRLLNVILNYLPEGEPLFPEEMITDLPFRLLVAEVIREKVLLKVHQEIPQGVAVVVNEITDGRHDPRVLVIKADIIVDRENYKPIIIGKDGQRLKSIGKMAREELELITGRKVYLELYVRVKPDWRKRPDLVQSFGYRIE, encoded by the coding sequence ATGAAGGTTGGATATGTAGCTATAGTTGGAAAACCCAATGTAGGCAAATCCACCCTTTTGAACAACCTAATTGGTACCAAGCTGTCCATAGTTTCCCCAAAGCCTGGCACCACTAGGATAAGGGTCTTGGGTGTTAAAAACATCCCAAACGAAGCCCAGATCATATTCCTAGATACGCCCGGTATATACAAGCCAAGGGATGCCTTGGGAGAAGCTATGGTTGGCGTTGCTGGTGCGTCTTTGCAGGATGCAGACGTTATCCTCTTCATGATGGACGCGGAGGATGGCTGGAGGGATGATGACGAAATGGTCTTTGAAAACTATGTAAAACCCTATGCGGGAGAAAAGTCCGTAATCTTGGTAATAAACAAGGTGGATAAAATAGGTCCTTTGGAAAACCTCCTGCCCTTTGTGGAAGAGATCTCAAAGAAGCATCCCGAGTTTAAGGAGATTGTTCCCATAAGTGCCCAGAAGGGGTTTAACATAGACAGGCTTTTAAATGTGATCCTTAACTACCTACCGGAGGGTGAGCCCCTCTTTCCGGAGGAGATGATAACAGACCTTCCCTTTAGGCTCTTGGTGGCGGAGGTTATCAGGGAAAAGGTTCTGCTAAAAGTCCATCAAGAGATTCCCCAAGGTGTGGCGGTGGTAGTCAATGAGATCACCGACGGAAGGCACGACCCAAGGGTTTTGGTCATAAAGGCAGACATAATAGTGGATAGAGAAAACTACAAACCCATAATCATAGGCAAGGATGGGCAGAGGCTAAAGTCCATTGGAAAGATGGCAAGGGAAGAGTTGGAGCTTATAACTGGCAGAAAGGTCTATTTGGAACTCTACGTTAGGGTAAAGCCAGACTGGAGGAAAAGACCAGACTTAGTACAGAGCTTCGGGTATAGGATTGAGTAG
- a CDS encoding metal ABC transporter substrate-binding protein — translation MKTLLFLLLLLSFALPRELLIATTYPIYYPLLYLTGELYDVKVLISAKTDVHHYEPKPQDLRNLREAKYIFTLGLESWERKLPVPKEKLYLLNQNLPLIGNDPHLWMSPKSYQAVVDNLYKALLKIDPKNQNIYERRYREFSKRLKDLDEKYRQSLSQCKNRWLVSTHLSLRYLARDYGLRAEGLRGVHGEEEPKPSELFRLINLMKKESIKSLLVEEGYQGKAVLKVQRETGAKVYTINTSLYPTKEGDDYFSIMERNLSAFVEGLDCRR, via the coding sequence ATGAAAACTCTACTCTTCCTCCTCCTCCTTCTTTCCTTTGCCCTGCCTAGGGAACTTTTGATAGCAACTACCTATCCCATATACTATCCCTTGCTTTATCTGACGGGAGAGCTTTACGATGTAAAGGTCCTTATCTCCGCAAAGACCGATGTGCATCACTATGAGCCAAAGCCCCAAGACCTTAGGAACTTAAGGGAGGCAAAGTACATTTTTACCCTGGGCTTGGAAAGCTGGGAGAGAAAATTGCCCGTGCCAAAGGAAAAACTCTACCTTCTCAATCAAAACCTGCCCTTAATAGGCAACGATCCGCACCTTTGGATGTCCCCTAAGTCCTATCAAGCGGTGGTGGACAATCTCTACAAGGCCCTTTTGAAAATAGACCCAAAAAATCAAAATATCTATGAGAGAAGATACAGAGAGTTCTCCAAAAGGTTAAAGGATTTGGATGAAAAATACCGCCAAAGCCTTAGCCAATGCAAAAACAGATGGCTTGTATCCACCCATCTATCTCTGAGGTATTTGGCAAGGGATTATGGGTTGAGGGCAGAAGGTCTGAGAGGTGTCCATGGTGAAGAGGAGCCTAAACCCTCGGAACTTTTCAGGCTTATAAACCTGATGAAAAAAGAGTCTATAAAGTCCCTCCTTGTGGAGGAGGGCTATCAGGGAAAGGCTGTCCTCAAAGTGCAAAGGGAAACGGGTGCCAAAGTATACACCATAAACACATCCCTTTATCCCACCAAGGAGGGGGATGATTACTTTTCTATAATGGAGAGAAACCTTTCAGCCTTTGTGGAGGGGCTGGATTGCAGGAGGTAA
- a CDS encoding metal ABC transporter ATP-binding protein has protein sequence MQEVIKVESLTFRYSPGEPLIENLSFSIYEGEFFCVVGPNGAGKSTLLKLLLGFLRPKAGKIFLFGKELSQFKEWEKIGYVPQRFSVEKFWTGTVEELLRKVAKKEKVGWIIAFLHLENLLKRQFVKLSGGEQQKVLLALALTKNPSLLILDEPMTGLDIHAQEHIEHVLKEISKDRTVVVVSHDLGFVMRNASRMLCLGMPECRVVYPKDFGQIIRELYGLH, from the coding sequence TTGCAGGAGGTAATAAAGGTAGAATCTTTGACCTTTAGATACAGCCCTGGGGAACCTCTTATAGAAAACTTGAGCTTTTCCATCTATGAGGGAGAGTTTTTCTGTGTGGTAGGTCCCAACGGTGCAGGGAAAAGCACCCTTTTAAAGCTTTTGCTGGGTTTTTTACGCCCAAAGGCAGGAAAGATATTCCTCTTTGGAAAGGAGCTAAGTCAGTTCAAAGAATGGGAAAAGATAGGCTATGTGCCACAGAGGTTCAGCGTGGAGAAGTTCTGGACGGGCACTGTGGAGGAGCTTTTGAGAAAGGTGGCCAAAAAGGAAAAGGTGGGATGGATCATAGCCTTTTTGCACTTGGAAAACCTCCTAAAAAGGCAGTTCGTGAAGCTCTCCGGCGGAGAACAACAGAAGGTCCTCTTGGCTTTGGCACTGACAAAAAACCCATCTTTGCTTATACTGGATGAACCCATGACAGGCTTGGACATACACGCCCAAGAACACATAGAGCATGTGCTGAAGGAAATTTCCAAGGACAGGACGGTGGTGGTAGTCTCCCACGACCTTGGCTTTGTTATGAGAAACGCCAGTCGGATGCTGTGCCTTGGCATGCCCGAATGTAGGGTGGTCTATCCAAAGGATTTTGGACAGATCATAAGGGAACTCTATGGACTTCATTAA
- a CDS encoding metal ABC transporter permease — protein sequence MDFINTLGLVYEGVLAGLLIALSCSMVGVYLLMRRLSMLGAGISHSAFGGIAIAFLLGLEPTLFTLFYVALISVLLQFLMDSKRLPSDTILSLFFSLGTALAVIVSAMKENLSANIYSYLFGSLLAVSKEELYVSLFVFFITALAFWLKYDQLFLVLFNEEIAKLKGINTTLINYLFVLLAGMNIVLSIKVAGLLLSASFVALPSMTALLIAGSFFQTFLFSAIFSLLSVFLGVVVSLILNIPPSGAIVMLMVLFFILCFLLYAYKARKRF from the coding sequence ATGGACTTCATTAACACCCTAGGTCTTGTTTATGAAGGTGTCTTGGCGGGGCTCTTGATAGCCCTCTCCTGCTCTATGGTGGGCGTCTATCTGCTGATGAGAAGGCTCTCTATGCTCGGTGCAGGCATTTCCCACTCCGCCTTTGGTGGTATTGCCATAGCCTTTTTGCTTGGACTTGAACCCACCTTATTTACACTCTTTTATGTAGCCCTCATCTCCGTGCTTCTTCAGTTTTTGATGGACAGCAAAAGGCTTCCCTCAGACACTATTCTGTCTTTGTTTTTTTCCTTAGGCACAGCCTTGGCGGTGATTGTGTCTGCCATGAAGGAAAACCTAAGTGCCAATATATATTCCTATCTTTTTGGTAGCCTTTTGGCGGTCTCAAAGGAAGAGCTCTACGTAAGCCTTTTTGTCTTTTTTATAACAGCCCTTGCCTTTTGGCTAAAATACGACCAGCTCTTTTTGGTCCTCTTCAACGAAGAGATAGCCAAGCTAAAGGGTATAAACACTACCCTTATAAACTACCTCTTTGTGCTTTTGGCGGGTATGAACATAGTCCTTTCTATAAAAGTTGCGGGTCTGTTGCTATCTGCGTCCTTTGTGGCTTTGCCCTCCATGACCGCCCTGTTGATAGCTGGCTCTTTTTTTCAAACCTTTTTGTTTTCCGCTATCTTTAGCCTACTCTCCGTTTTCCTTGGCGTAGTTGTCTCCCTGATCCTTAACATTCCTCCCAGTGGAGCCATAGTTATGCTAATGGTTCTTTTCTTTATCCTTTGCTTTTTGCTGTATGCCTACAAGGCACGCAAAAGGTTTTAG
- the folK gene encoding 2-amino-4-hydroxy-6-hydroxymethyldihydropteridine diphosphokinase encodes MAVCYLGMGSNVGDRLSYMLKALELLKSLGEVLRVSTIYESKAWGVVNQEDFLNCVVKFKTELEPVELLRRLKEIEKLVGRKERERWGPREIDIDILLYENYILMLSFLVVPHPYLTKRDFVLVPLLELEPQLEHPLYKRPLSEYLKFLDVSLKPFACLVGIQQKAKDKEKNH; translated from the coding sequence GTGGCGGTTTGTTATTTGGGAATGGGCAGTAATGTGGGCGATCGGCTAAGTTATATGCTGAAGGCACTTGAACTTTTAAAGAGTTTGGGAGAGGTGCTCCGCGTCTCCACCATCTATGAGAGCAAGGCTTGGGGAGTGGTTAATCAGGAGGACTTTTTAAACTGTGTGGTCAAGTTCAAAACAGAATTGGAGCCCGTTGAACTTCTGAGAAGGTTAAAAGAAATAGAAAAACTGGTGGGCAGGAAAGAAAGGGAAAGGTGGGGACCAAGGGAAATAGACATAGACATACTACTTTATGAAAATTACATCCTCATGCTTAGCTTTTTGGTAGTTCCCCATCCTTACCTTACCAAGAGGGATTTTGTTTTGGTACCCCTGTTGGAACTGGAGCCCCAGCTTGAGCATCCTCTTTACAAGAGACCCCTCTCGGAATATTTAAAGTTTTTGGATGTATCCCTAAAACCTTTTGCGTGCCTTGTAGGCATACAGCAAAAAGCAAAGGATAAAGAAAAGAACCATTAG
- a CDS encoding bifunctional 3,4-dihydroxy-2-butanone-4-phosphate synthase/GTP cyclohydrolase II has protein sequence MSDSIFSSIEDALEDIREGKMVIVVDDPDRENEGDLVMAAEKVTPEAINFMAKYGRGLICLTLTPERCEELDLHPMTTKNTDPKGTYFCVSIDAHPKYGTTTGISAFDRAITIKLAVSPDAKPSDFIRPGHVFPLKAKPGGVLERAGHTEASVDLARLAGLYPAGVICEIMNEDGTMARLPDLIEFAKRFNLKIITIADLIRYRLKKERIVVREATANLPTKYGFFKIHAYRHVITGEEQVALTMGEWKEDEPVLVRVHSECLTGDVFKSLRCDCRDQLEAALMQIAEEGKGVLVYIMGHEGRGIGIVNKIKAYSLQDKGYDTVEANEKLGYSADLRDYGVGAQILLDLGVRKMRLLTNNPRKIVALEGYGLEVVERVPLKVPPCEYNERYLQAKKNKLGHML, from the coding sequence ATGAGTGATAGCATCTTCAGTTCTATAGAAGATGCATTAGAGGATATAAGAGAAGGCAAGATGGTCATAGTGGTGGATGATCCGGACAGGGAGAACGAGGGAGACCTTGTGATGGCGGCGGAGAAGGTGACGCCAGAGGCTATAAACTTCATGGCAAAGTATGGAAGGGGTCTTATATGCCTTACCTTAACGCCGGAAAGATGCGAAGAGTTGGACCTTCACCCAATGACAACAAAAAACACAGACCCAAAGGGCACATACTTTTGCGTCTCTATAGATGCCCACCCCAAGTATGGCACCACAACGGGCATATCCGCCTTTGACAGGGCTATAACCATAAAGTTAGCGGTCAGTCCAGATGCCAAACCTTCGGACTTTATAAGACCGGGGCATGTGTTCCCACTGAAGGCTAAACCCGGCGGTGTTTTGGAGAGGGCTGGGCATACAGAAGCGTCGGTGGATCTGGCAAGGCTTGCAGGGCTGTATCCGGCGGGTGTAATATGCGAAATCATGAATGAAGATGGTACTATGGCAAGACTGCCCGACCTGATAGAGTTTGCCAAGCGGTTCAACCTAAAGATCATCACCATAGCAGACCTAATACGCTACAGGCTAAAAAAGGAAAGGATCGTAGTCCGGGAAGCAACAGCTAACCTGCCCACTAAGTATGGCTTTTTCAAAATTCACGCATACAGGCACGTAATCACAGGGGAGGAGCAAGTTGCACTAACTATGGGCGAGTGGAAGGAAGACGAGCCGGTGCTGGTTAGGGTCCATTCGGAGTGCTTAACGGGGGATGTGTTCAAGTCTCTTCGTTGCGACTGCAGGGATCAGTTGGAGGCGGCGCTTATGCAGATTGCGGAGGAAGGCAAGGGTGTTTTGGTCTATATAATGGGACATGAAGGAAGGGGCATAGGCATAGTCAATAAGATAAAGGCTTACAGTTTGCAGGATAAGGGCTACGACACGGTGGAAGCCAACGAAAAGCTCGGTTATTCTGCAGACCTAAGGGACTATGGCGTGGGTGCGCAAATACTTTTGGACCTGGGCGTCCGGAAGATGAGATTACTAACCAACAATCCAAGGAAGATCGTAGCCTTGGAAGGTTATGGCTTGGAGGTAGTAGAAAGGGTTCCCCTCAAGGTGCCACCTTGCGAGTACAACGAAAGGTATTTGCAAGCAAAGAAAAATAAGCTGGGACATATGCTTTAA
- the obgE gene encoding GTPase ObgE produces the protein MFVDVAKIYVKAGDGGDGAVAFLREKYRPFGGPAGGDGGKGGDVIIVATSRKHTLLDFEYRTKFIAQNGQHGKGKNQAGKDGEDLIIEVPVGTVVKDAITGEILCDLVEEGQSCVVAKGGRGGRGNARFASPTNQAPRYAEKGQKGEERWLILELKLIADVGIIGLPNAGKSTLISKLTKARPKIADYPFTTLSPVLGVFELDEEHRLVLADIPGLIEGASKGKGLGLEFLRHIERTKLLLHLLDVSDGREKDPIEAFNIVNAELREYSPQLLEKQQIVVANKIDALSDREYLNELEKYFTERGYQFLAISALTGEGLDQLKKTLFVKMFAKV, from the coding sequence ATGTTTGTAGACGTAGCCAAGATATACGTAAAGGCAGGTGATGGGGGAGATGGCGCAGTTGCCTTTCTGAGGGAAAAGTACAGACCATTTGGCGGTCCTGCGGGTGGAGATGGTGGAAAGGGTGGAGACGTTATAATTGTTGCCACTTCCAGAAAGCACACCCTCTTGGACTTTGAATACAGAACCAAGTTTATAGCACAGAACGGACAACACGGGAAGGGTAAAAATCAGGCGGGCAAGGACGGAGAGGACCTCATCATAGAGGTACCTGTGGGAACGGTGGTAAAGGATGCCATCACGGGTGAGATACTTTGTGACCTGGTAGAGGAGGGTCAATCCTGCGTAGTAGCCAAGGGTGGAAGGGGTGGAAGAGGAAACGCCCGCTTTGCAAGCCCAACAAACCAAGCACCCAGGTATGCAGAAAAAGGACAAAAGGGAGAAGAAAGGTGGCTAATATTAGAGCTAAAGCTCATTGCGGACGTGGGAATTATTGGACTTCCCAATGCGGGCAAATCAACCCTAATATCCAAACTAACAAAGGCCAGACCAAAGATAGCCGACTATCCCTTTACCACCTTGTCTCCCGTCCTGGGTGTTTTTGAGTTGGACGAGGAACACCGATTGGTGCTTGCAGACATTCCAGGGCTAATAGAAGGTGCCAGCAAGGGTAAAGGTTTGGGTCTTGAGTTTCTCAGACACATAGAACGCACAAAGCTTTTGCTACACCTTTTGGACGTATCCGACGGAAGGGAAAAGGACCCAATAGAAGCCTTCAATATTGTAAACGCAGAGCTTAGGGAGTATAGCCCACAGCTCTTGGAAAAACAGCAAATAGTTGTTGCCAACAAGATAGATGCCCTCTCAGACAGGGAGTATCTAAATGAGTTGGAAAAATACTTTACAGAGAGAGGCTATCAGTTCTTGGCAATATCCGCCCTAACGGGCGAGGGCTTGGATCAGCTAAAGAAAACCCTCTTTGTTAAGATGTTTGCGAAAGTTTAA
- a CDS encoding endonuclease III domain-containing protein: MKIEELKKVIEILRDEYPKLNAPIEKLKAHKKGDPFRALVCTLLSTRTKDETTAEVCQRLFERIKNWEDLLAIDLKELERLLYPVGFYKNKARYLKELARQIKEEFGGEVPSDLEGLLKLKGVGRKVANIVLVEAFGKPAIGIDTHVHRICNRWKLVSTKTPEETEKALTQILPQEYWMDFNRLLVAFGQTICKPQKPRCDVCPIRDFCSFFKLSQTS, encoded by the coding sequence ATGAAAATAGAAGAGCTAAAAAAGGTTATAGAAATACTCAGAGATGAGTATCCAAAGCTAAATGCTCCCATAGAAAAGCTCAAAGCCCACAAAAAGGGAGATCCCTTCAGGGCTCTCGTCTGCACCCTTTTATCTACCCGCACAAAGGACGAAACCACCGCAGAAGTCTGCCAGAGGCTCTTTGAAAGGATTAAAAACTGGGAAGACCTACTTGCCATAGACCTGAAGGAACTTGAAAGGCTCTTATACCCGGTGGGTTTTTACAAAAACAAGGCAAGGTACCTCAAAGAGTTGGCAAGACAAATAAAGGAGGAGTTCGGCGGAGAGGTTCCTTCGGACCTTGAGGGACTGCTGAAGTTAAAGGGTGTAGGCAGAAAGGTGGCAAACATCGTTCTGGTGGAAGCCTTCGGAAAGCCCGCCATAGGTATAGATACTCATGTGCATCGCATATGCAACCGATGGAAGTTAGTTAGCACAAAAACTCCAGAGGAGACGGAAAAGGCATTAACACAAATACTGCCCCAAGAGTATTGGATGGATTTTAATAGACTACTGGTAGCCTTCGGGCAGACTATATGCAAACCTCAAAAACCAAGGTGTGACGTATGCCCCATAAGGGATTTTTGTAGCTTTTTTAAACTTTCGCAAACATCTTAA
- a CDS encoding sulfurtransferase TusA family protein translates to MADRELDIRGEVCPFTFVKSKLVLEQMELGQVLRVILDYPPSVESVPKSMREEGQEVLAINQLDNNTWEILIRKVK, encoded by the coding sequence ATGGCAGACAGGGAATTGGACATCAGAGGTGAGGTTTGCCCTTTTACCTTTGTGAAAAGCAAATTGGTGTTGGAGCAGATGGAGCTAGGTCAGGTGCTTAGGGTGATCTTGGACTATCCGCCCTCCGTGGAGAGTGTGCCAAAAAGCATGAGAGAAGAAGGACAGGAAGTCCTTGCTATAAACCAGCTTGACAACAACACCTGGGAAATCCTCATAAGGAAGGTAAAATGA